The following coding sequences are from one Pirellulales bacterium window:
- a CDS encoding helix-turn-helix transcriptional regulator — protein MPRSRPEPLSEYFAANVRRAREQLGMSQEDLAEAALKGDVRRLQRLEAGEYDVRVSTVAALAHHLGVQGSALLAPAKVVARGPGRPPR, from the coding sequence GTGCCGCGCTCACGCCCCGAGCCGCTGTCGGAGTACTTCGCGGCGAACGTCCGTCGAGCGCGCGAACAGTTGGGGATGTCGCAAGAGGACCTGGCTGAGGCAGCACTCAAAGGGGACGTTCGCCGCCTCCAGCGGCTCGAGGCAGGCGAGTACGACGTCCGCGTGTCCACGGTAGCGGCGCTCGCCCACCACCTCGGTGTGCAGGGCAGCGCGCTTCTGGCCCCGGCGAAAGTCGTCGCCCGCGGCCCCGGCCGTCCGCCACGATAG